The Sphaerospermopsis torques-reginae ITEP-024 genome has a window encoding:
- a CDS encoding MlaE family lipid ABC transporter permease subunit, which translates to MSQTISKSGLGAWTQRLLAAIFLGGQVIVHLMKGKIHRRNTLEQLAAVGPDSLFIALLTAVFVGAVFTIQVAREFINFGAGNLVGGVLAVALTRELTPVLTAVILAGRVGSAFAAEIGTMRVTEQIDALLMLKTDPIDYLVIPRILACLLMLPILTLLSLVTGMGGGLIVAINIYNLSDTVFLDSARNFLDIWDIVSAMIKAGCFGVLIAIIGCSWGLTTTGGAKGVGQSTTTAVVTALLIIFISNFFLSWLMFQGTGGGFNPGL; encoded by the coding sequence TTGAGCCAGACTATATCCAAATCCGGTTTAGGTGCATGGACCCAGCGATTACTAGCAGCGATTTTTTTAGGTGGACAAGTAATAGTTCACCTGATGAAAGGCAAAATCCATCGCCGTAACACCTTAGAACAACTAGCCGCCGTCGGTCCTGATTCCTTGTTTATCGCCTTATTGACAGCCGTTTTTGTGGGTGCAGTATTTACAATCCAGGTAGCACGGGAGTTTATCAACTTTGGTGCAGGAAACTTAGTTGGAGGAGTATTAGCAGTAGCCTTAACCAGAGAACTGACACCAGTGCTAACAGCAGTGATTTTAGCAGGGCGCGTTGGTTCTGCGTTTGCCGCTGAAATTGGCACAATGCGGGTTACAGAACAAATAGATGCCCTGTTAATGTTAAAAACAGACCCCATTGATTATTTAGTTATTCCCCGCATCCTGGCTTGTTTATTAATGCTGCCTATCTTGACCTTGTTATCCTTAGTTACCGGAATGGGTGGAGGACTAATAGTTGCTATCAATATTTACAACCTCTCAGATACAGTATTTTTAGACTCAGCCCGTAACTTCTTGGATATTTGGGACATCGTTAGCGCCATGATTAAAGCAGGCTGCTTTGGCGTTTTAATCGCTATCATTGGTTGCAGTTGGGGTTTAACCACCACAGGAGGAGCAAAAGGTGTGGGACAATCAACTACAACAGCTGTTGTTACCGCCCTGCTGATTATCTTTATTAGCAACTTTTTTCTATCATGGTTAATGTTTCAAGGAACAGGTGGAGGATTCAATCCTGGACTGTGA
- the sppA gene encoding signal peptide peptidase SppA, which yields MIWPFKPKFRKQIARIEITGAIASATRKRVLEALKTVEEKKFPALLLRIDSPGGTVGDSQEIYSALKQLSKKTKIVASFGNISASGGVYIGMGAEHIMANPGTITGSIGVILRGNNLERLLEKVGVSFKVIKSGPYKDILSFDRELTEPEENILQELIDVSYHQFVKTVAEARSLEVETVKNFADGRIFTGEQALELGVVDRLGTEEDARRWTAELVGLDPEKTPCYTLEERKPLLSRVLPGSSQSKSQIAAGIDWLEFEMSTSGLPLWLYRP from the coding sequence ATGATCTGGCCGTTTAAACCCAAGTTTCGTAAACAAATTGCTCGGATTGAAATAACTGGTGCGATCGCCAGTGCTACCCGCAAACGGGTATTAGAAGCCCTAAAAACAGTAGAAGAGAAGAAATTTCCCGCTTTACTGTTACGTATTGACAGTCCTGGCGGTACTGTAGGAGATTCCCAAGAAATATACAGCGCCCTGAAGCAATTGAGCAAAAAAACCAAAATTGTGGCTAGTTTTGGCAATATATCGGCTTCTGGAGGCGTTTATATTGGCATGGGAGCGGAACACATTATGGCTAACCCAGGCACAATTACAGGTAGTATTGGCGTGATTTTGCGGGGAAATAACTTAGAACGTCTGTTAGAAAAAGTAGGTGTTTCCTTTAAGGTGATCAAGTCTGGACCTTATAAAGATATTTTATCTTTTGACAGGGAACTGACAGAACCAGAAGAAAACATCCTGCAAGAATTGATAGATGTCAGCTATCACCAGTTTGTCAAAACAGTAGCTGAAGCTCGTTCCTTGGAGGTAGAAACAGTTAAAAATTTCGCTGATGGGCGCATTTTCACCGGAGAACAAGCCTTAGAATTAGGGGTTGTAGACCGTTTGGGAACAGAAGAAGATGCACGACGGTGGACAGCGGAATTAGTCGGACTTGATCCAGAAAAAACTCCTTGTTATACGCTAGAAGAACGTAAACCATTATTGAGTCGAGTTCTACCAGGTAGTAGTCAGTCGAAATCACAAATTGCGGCTGGAATTGATTGGCTGGAATTTGAAATGTCTACAAGTGGTTTACCCTTGTGGTTATATAGACCGTAG
- the aroH gene encoding chorismate mutase: MEWQMRAIRGATTVAENSVEAITEAVTELINELERRNKLEPTEILSVTFSVTRDLDAIFPAAIARRRPLWDSVAMLDVQQMHVEGSLQRCIRFLIHAYLPTSAPVHHIYLRQAAKLRPDWGLPQTLQTSQQSVETKV, translated from the coding sequence GTGGAATGGCAAATGCGGGCAATTCGTGGTGCAACAACCGTTGCCGAAAATAGCGTAGAAGCAATTACAGAAGCGGTGACAGAATTAATTAATGAACTGGAACGACGGAATAAACTAGAACCAACAGAGATTTTGAGTGTTACTTTTTCTGTCACCCGTGACTTAGATGCTATTTTTCCAGCAGCGATCGCCCGCCGTCGTCCTTTATGGGATAGTGTAGCTATGTTGGATGTCCAACAAATGCACGTCGAAGGCAGTTTACAGCGTTGTATTCGCTTTTTAATTCATGCCTATTTGCCAACTTCCGCACCTGTCCACCATATTTATTTGCGTCAAGCGGCTAAGTTGCGCCCTGACTGGGGTTTACCGCAAACTTTACAAACTTCTCAGCAATCGGTAGAAACTAAAGTTTAA
- a CDS encoding GNAT family N-acetyltransferase produces MNNLTIKIEKLLDTDFEELIKVSREIWCSHYPGVISIEQIEYMLDKMYALEIIEKEVYQLGIFYDKVVKDNQIVGYLSYCAEVKDNINNINYFKLHKCYLLPALHGFGYGQIMLSHVCQKAKEMNLQQIILNVNKRNEKGIKAYTRFGFKIMESKVIDFGGGFVMDDYIMSYEI; encoded by the coding sequence ATGAATAATTTAACAATCAAAATTGAGAAATTATTAGATACTGATTTTGAAGAACTGATCAAAGTTAGTCGAGAAATTTGGTGTAGTCACTATCCCGGTGTTATCAGTATTGAACAAATAGAGTATATGTTAGATAAAATGTATGCTCTTGAAATAATTGAAAAAGAAGTTTATCAGTTAGGAATATTTTACGATAAAGTCGTTAAAGATAATCAAATAGTTGGTTATTTATCTTATTGTGCGGAAGTCAAGGATAATATTAATAATATTAATTATTTTAAATTACATAAATGTTATTTATTACCTGCACTGCATGGGTTTGGTTATGGACAAATAATGTTATCTCATGTTTGTCAAAAAGCTAAAGAAATGAATTTGCAGCAAATTATACTCAATGTTAATAAAAGGAATGAAAAAGGAATTAAAGCTTATACTCGATTTGGGTTTAAGATTATGGAGAGTAAGGTAATAGATTTTGGCGGTGGGTTTGTGATGGATGATTATATTATGAGTTATGAAATTTAA
- a CDS encoding putative toxin-antitoxin system toxin component, PIN family, whose protein sequence is MLPIVVFDTNILISTVLSRRGTPSRCLQLAKEAKIISVTCQEILDELEEKLQNKFAYSLAGSQDEIQEVLKYSQLVRISNTLNVITNDPDDNMVLECAVLGNATHIVTGDKKHLLPLGNYQGIAIVTAADFLNLIST, encoded by the coding sequence ATGCTGCCAATAGTTGTTTTTGATACTAACATCCTCATCTCTACTGTTTTGTCGCGTCGAGGTACTCCTTCTCGTTGTCTTCAACTTGCGAAAGAAGCTAAGATCATTTCCGTGACTTGTCAAGAAATACTTGATGAGTTAGAAGAAAAACTTCAGAACAAATTTGCTTATTCTTTAGCAGGTTCTCAAGATGAAATTCAAGAAGTGTTAAAATATTCGCAACTGGTAAGAATCAGCAATACTTTAAATGTCATCACTAATGATCCTGACGATAATATGGTTTTAGAATGTGCTGTTTTGGGGAATGCAACTCATATTGTTACAGGTGATAAAAAACATTTGTTACCTTTAGGTAATTATCAAGGTATTGCTATTGTTACAGCAGCAGATTTTCTCAATTTGATATCTACCTAA
- a CDS encoding protein kinase domain-containing protein, whose translation MSYCINPNCPKPQNPKQPLFCHACGSELLLEGCYRVIRPLGGGGFGKTYEVEDSGTKKVLKVLFNTVPKAVELFQQEAEVLKRLNHPGIPKVESDGYFIYSPRDSKEPLHCLVMEKIEGMNLEEYMIQRNHQPIGERAAVRWLKQIVEILQQVHQQNYFHRDIKPPNIMLRPDGQLVLIDFGTAREVTQTFMQKVAGQQVTGIISAGYTPSEQVNGKAVPQSDFFALGRTFVYLLTGKSLDKFNEDARNGKLNWRDDVTGISQKLLDLIDDLISPFPGNRPKDTQEILHKLSEFETSSPTFQTSNSSSQSSNSVANAQTVASTSGAVNQVATSYTYPFWRRIISSVIDLVISILIGFILYQLAYIIGHTCGYYDICLKLAATIFLGGSIIFNWLYFVLFESSGKQSTFGKRIFQIVVTNTKGSQISFWRATWRFIVKLLLTLFTFGLLDLIFVLFNKNNRSLHDILAGTMVIKKPSP comes from the coding sequence ATGAGTTACTGTATCAATCCTAACTGTCCCAAACCGCAAAACCCCAAACAACCCTTATTTTGTCACGCTTGTGGTTCTGAGTTACTTTTAGAGGGGTGTTATCGAGTCATTCGTCCTTTGGGTGGTGGTGGTTTCGGTAAAACCTATGAAGTGGAAGACTCTGGTACAAAGAAAGTTCTCAAGGTTCTGTTTAATACAGTTCCTAAAGCAGTGGAACTATTTCAGCAAGAAGCAGAAGTTTTAAAACGACTCAACCATCCCGGTATTCCGAAAGTTGAATCAGATGGTTACTTTATTTATTCTCCTAGAGATAGTAAAGAACCCCTGCATTGTTTGGTGATGGAAAAAATTGAGGGAATGAACTTAGAAGAATACATGATTCAACGTAACCATCAACCCATCGGTGAACGTGCTGCTGTAAGATGGTTGAAACAGATAGTTGAAATTTTACAACAAGTCCATCAACAAAATTATTTTCATCGAGATATTAAGCCACCTAATATTATGTTACGCCCAGATGGGCAGTTAGTATTAATTGATTTTGGGACAGCGCGGGAAGTTACACAAACTTTCATGCAAAAAGTAGCAGGACAGCAAGTTACAGGAATTATTTCTGCGGGTTATACACCATCGGAACAAGTAAATGGTAAAGCTGTTCCGCAATCAGATTTTTTTGCTTTGGGGCGAACTTTTGTTTATTTGTTAACAGGTAAGTCTCTTGATAAATTTAATGAAGATGCACGAAATGGAAAGTTAAATTGGCGAGATGATGTTACAGGTATTTCCCAAAAGTTGTTAGATTTAATTGATGATTTAATATCTCCATTTCCGGGAAATCGCCCTAAAGATACACAGGAGATTTTGCATAAATTATCGGAGTTTGAAACTTCTTCACCGACATTTCAAACCTCTAATTCTTCTAGTCAATCTTCTAATTCTGTTGCTAATGCTCAAACAGTAGCATCTACATCTGGAGCAGTTAATCAAGTAGCAACTTCTTATACATATCCATTTTGGAGGCGCATTATATCTTCTGTCATTGATTTAGTAATTTCTATTTTGATTGGTTTTATTCTATACCAATTAGCATATATTATAGGTCACACCTGTGGATACTATGATATTTGTTTAAAACTTGCAGCAACTATATTTTTGGGTGGTTCTATCATCTTTAATTGGCTTTATTTTGTATTATTTGAAAGCTCTGGTAAACAATCAACTTTTGGAAAAAGAATATTTCAAATAGTTGTTACTAATACAAAGGGTAGTCAGATTTCTTTTTGGCGTGCTACTTGGAGATTTATAGTTAAACTCTTGTTGACTTTATTTACTTTTGGTTTACTAGATTTAATTTTTGTCCTCTTTAATAAAAATAATCGTTCTTTACATGATATCTTAGCTGGTACTATGGTGATTAAAAAACCATCTCCATAA
- a CDS encoding DUF2283 domain-containing protein, translating into MELYGVIKLHQILLVQDVSNAEIEESDEEKPGIILDYDKVGNIIGIEIIVYTSDRIAICL; encoded by the coding sequence TTGGAATTATACGGTGTAATAAAATTACATCAAATTTTGTTGGTGCAAGATGTCAGTAATGCAGAAATTGAAGAAAGTGATGAAGAAAAACCAGGAATCATTTTAGACTATGACAAAGTTGGAAATATTATAGGAATTGAAATCATAGTTTACACATCAGATAGGATTGCTATATGCTTATAA
- a CDS encoding phosphate-starvation-inducible PsiE family protein, with product MPKRILVEVNSWFKRDRIVRNLELFQDVIVISLCVGLFCVMLIRLGDMFISFLHPLDLREVTSDILFILILVELFRLLVDYLQEHSISVGAAVEITIVSALREIILRGVLEIPRDQIFGISVFLLVLAGIFIASPWINKLLGNVKISEKMSED from the coding sequence ATGCCAAAACGCATACTTGTAGAAGTAAATAGTTGGTTTAAACGTGATAGAATTGTCCGTAATTTAGAACTTTTCCAAGACGTTATTGTTATTTCTCTTTGCGTAGGTTTATTTTGTGTGATGCTAATTCGATTAGGAGATATGTTCATCTCCTTTTTGCATCCATTAGATTTGCGGGAAGTAACATCTGATATTTTGTTTATCTTGATACTTGTGGAATTATTTAGGCTTTTGGTTGATTATTTGCAAGAACATAGTATTTCTGTAGGTGCTGCGGTAGAAATTACTATTGTTTCTGCATTAAGGGAAATAATTTTACGTGGTGTTTTAGAAATTCCCCGTGACCAAATTTTTGGAATTTCTGTATTTTTGTTGGTACTAGCGGGAATTTTCATTGCTAGTCCTTGGATAAATAAGTTATTGGGAAACGTCAAAATTAGTGAAAAAATGAGTGAAGATTAA